A window of Drosophila santomea strain STO CAGO 1482 chromosome X, Prin_Dsan_1.1, whole genome shotgun sequence genomic DNA:
CTGGAGGTCCTCTCCGGCGAGCGACTGCCCAAGCCCACCAAGGGCAAGATGCGTATCCACTGCCTGGAGAACGTGGACAAGGCGCTGCAGTTCCTGCGCGAACAGCGCGTCCATCTGGAGAATATTGGCTCCCATGACATAGTCGATGGCAATGCTTCCCTCAATTTGGGCCTGATTTGGACCATCATCCTGCGCTTCCAGATCCAGGACATCACCATCGAGGAGGTGGACAACAAGGAGACCAAGTCGGCCAAGGACGCCCTGCTGCTCTGGTGCCAGATGAAGACTGCCGGCTATCACAATGTGAACGTGCGCAACTTCACCACCTCGTGGCGCGATGGCCTGGCCTTCAATGCCATCATCCACAAACACCGTCCGGATTTGGTTCAGTTCGAGAAGCTCTCGAAGACGAACGCCATCCACAACCTGAACAATGCCTTTGACGTGGCCGAGGACAAACTTGGCCTGGCCAAGCTCCTCGATGCCGAGGATGTGTTCGTTGAGCATCCGGATGAGAAGTCCATTATCACCTACGTGGTCACCTACTATCACTACTTCAGCAAACTCAAGCAGGAGACGGTGCAGGGCAAGCGTATCGGCAAGGTGGTTGGCATTGCCATGGAGAACGACAAAATGGTCCACGACTACGAGCACTTCACCAGTGATCTGCTCAAGTGGATCGAAACGACCATCCAGTCGCTGGGCGAGCGGGAGTTCGAAAACTCGCTGGCCGGCGTCCAAGGGCAATTGGCCCAGTTCTCCAACTACCGCACCATCGAGAAGCCGCCCAAGTTCGTCGAAAAGGGCAATCTGGAGGTGCTCCTGTTCACCCTGCAGTCCAAGATGCGGGCCAACAACCAGAAGCCCTACACACCCAAGGAGGGCAAAATGATTTCGGACATCAACAAGGCCTGGGAGCGATTGGAGAAGGCGGAACACGAACGCGAATTGGCCCTGCGCGAGGAGCTCATCCGACAGGAGAAGCTGGAGCAGCTAGCCGCTCGCTTCGACCGCAAGGCGTCCATGCGTGAGACCTGGTTGTCGGAGAATCAACGTCTGGTCAGCCAGGATAACTTCGGCTTCGATCTGGCGGCTGTTGAGGCGGCGGCCAAGAAGCACGAGGCCATCGAAACCGACATCTTCGCCTACGAGGAGCGTGTCCAGGCCGTGGTTGCCGTTTGCGATGAACTGGAATCGGAGCGTTATCACGATGTGAAGCGCATCCTGCTGCGCAAGGACAACGTTATGCGCTTGTGGACCTATCTGCTGGAGCTCCTGAGAGCGCGCCGTATGCGCCTGGAGATCtcgctgcaactgcaacagaaCTTCCAGGAGATGCTTTACATCCTCGACAACATGGAGGAGATCAAGCAGCTGCTGATGACCGACGACTACGGAAAGCATCTGATGGGCGTCGAGGATCTGCTGCAGAAGCACTCACTTGTCGAGGCCGATATCAATATCCTGGGCGAGCGCGTCAAGGTGGTGGTTCAGAACTCGCAGAAGTTCTTGAGCGACGACCCAGAGTCGTACAAACCCTGCGATCCCGAAATCATTGTGTCGCGCGTCCAGCAACTGGAGGATGCCTACGCAGAGTTGGTCCGTTTGGCCGTGGAACGTCGCAGCCGATTGGAGGAGAGCCGCAAACTCTGGCAGTTCTACTGGGACACCGCCGACGAGGAGAACTGGatcaaggagaaggagcagatCGTCTCCACCGACGAGGTGGGTCATGATCTGACCACCGTCAATCTGATGCTCAGCAAGCACAAGGCCCTCGAGTCGGAGATCACGTCGCACGATCCCCAGCTGCAGAATGTGGCCAAGGTCGGGTCGGAGCTGATCACCGAGGGTCACTTTGGTGCCGATCGCATCAAGGATCGATTGAAGGAGATCCTCAGCAAGTGGGACCACCTTCTGGACCTCACCAAGTATCGCCGTCAGCGCTTGGAGAACGCCGTCGAGTACTTCCAGCTGTTTGCCGATGCCGATGATGTCGATAACTGGATGTTGGACACCCTGCGCATTGTTTCCAGCGAGGACGTCGGTCGCGACGAGGCCAACGTACAGTCCCTCCTAAAGAAGCACAAGGACGTGGCCGACGAGTTGAAGAACTACGCCGAAGTGATCGATGCCCTGCACAAACAGGCGGAGAGCCTAAAGCTAAACGAGGCGGAAAAGGCCAATGTGGACAAGCGCCTGGAATCGATCGACAATCGGTACAAGGAGCTCACCGAGCTGGCCAAGCTGCGCAAGCAGCGACTGCTCGACGCACTCAGCCTGTACAAGCTGATGTCCGAAGCGGATGGCGTGGAGCAATGGATCAAGGAGAAGACCAAGATGCTGGACACGATGACTCCTGGCAAGGACATCGAGGATGTGGAGATCATGAAGCACCGCTTCGAGGGCTTCGACAAGGAAATGAACGCCAATGCGTCGCGCGTTGCCGTGGTTAATCAACTGGCCCGCCAGTTGCTCCACGTCGAGCATCCCAACTCCGATGAGATACTGGAGAGGCAGAACCACCTCAACCAGGAGTGGTCTACCCTGCGCGAGAAGGCCGAGGCCAAGATGGATGATCTGAAGTCCGCTCATGGCGTCCAGACCTTCTACATTGAGTGCCGCGAGACCATTTCGTGGATTGAGGACAAGAAGCGCATCCTTACCGAAACCGACAGCCTGGAAATGGATCTGACCGGAGTGATGACCCTGCAGCGTCGCCTCAGCGGCATGGAACGCGACTTGGCCGCCATTCAGGCCAAGCTCTCGAGCTTGGAACGCGAGGCCAACAGCATCGAGGATGAGCATCCTGAGGAGGCCAAGATCATCCGCGAGCGTATTGCCCAGATCGAGTTGATTTGGGAGCAGCTTACCCAGATGCTCAAAGAGCGCGATTCGAAACTGGAGGAGGCCGGCGATCTGCATCGCTTCTTGCGCGATCTCGATCACTTCCAGACTTGGTTGACCAAGACCCAGACAGACGTCGCTTCCGAGGACACTCCCACTTCCCTGCCGGAGGCTGAGAAGCTTCTGAACCAGCATCAATCGATCCGCGAGGAGATTGACAACTACACTGAGGACTACAAGAACATGATGGAGTACGGCGAGCAGCTGACCTCCGAGGGAAGCACCTCAGACGATCCGCAGTACATGTTCCTGAGGGAGCGCCTGAACGCCCTGAAGGATGGCTGGGAGGAGCTGCACCAGATGTGGGAGAACAGGCAGGTGCTGTTGTCGCAGAGCTTGGACCAGCAGCTGTTCAACCGCGATGCCCGCCAGACGGAGGTGTTGCTCAGCCAGCAGGAGCACTTCCTCAGCAAGGACGATACCCCAGTCAACCTGGAGCAGGCTGAGAATCAGCTGAAGCGCCACGAGGCCTTCCTCACTACCATGGAGGCTAACGACGACAAGATCAACACCCTGCTGCAGGTGGCCGACACCCTGGTGGAGAAGGATCACTTCGATGCGGACAAGATTGGCAAGCGTGCGGAGAACATTACCGGACGTCGGGATGACAACCGTCAGCGTGCTCTGGACCAACACGAGAAGCTCAAGAATCAGGTGAAACTGCACGAGTTCCTGCAGGATCTCGAAGAGCTGGCCGAGTGGGTGCAGGAGAAGTATGCCACTTCACAGGACGAGTCGTACAGGAGCGCAAAGACCATCCACTCCAAGTGGACGCGCCATCAGGCCTTCGAGGCGGAGATTGCCGCCAACAAGGAGCGCCTATTCGAGGCAGAGAAGTCCGCCCAGGAGCTGTCCAAGGAGAAGCCCGAGTTCAAGGACGTCATCGAGCCCAAGCTTAAGGAGCTGGCCAAGCAGTTCGACGACCTGGAGGTGCACACCAAGGAGAAGGGCGCCATGCTGTTCGACGCCAACCGCGAGGTGCTTGTCCAGCAGACATGCGACGACATCGACTCCTACATCACCGACCTGGAGAAGCAGATTGTCAGCGGAGACACTGCCAACGATCTGACATCCGTGAACATCCTGATGCAGAAGCAGCAGGTTATCCAGACCCAGATGGCGGTAAAGGCTCGCCAAGTGGAGGAAATCGACAAGCAAACCGAATACCTCCAGAAGACTGTGCCCGAGGAGAAGATCGAACCGATTGTGGTGAAGAAGACGGCCGTGCTCGAGCGCTTCGAGAAGATCAAGGCGCCGCTTCTGGAGCGCCAGAAAGCGTtggagaagaagaaggaggccTTCCAGTTCTGTCGCGATGTCGAGGACGAGAAGCTCTGGATCGACGAGAAGCTGCCGGTGGCCAACTCACCAGATTACGGCAACTCCCTATTCAACGTGCATGTGCTGAAGAAGAAGAACCAGTCGCTGGCCACAGAGATCGACAACCACGAGCCGCGCATCAATGCCATCTGCAACAATGGCCGCAAGCTGATCGACGAGGGCCACGAGGATGCCAAGAAGTTCGAGGCACTGATCAGCGATCTGACCCAGAAGTGGCAGGAGCTCAAGGACGCCATCGAGAACCGACGGAAGCATCTGCTGGAGTCGGAGAAGGTGCAGCAGTACTTCTTCGATGCCCAGGAGGCGGAGTCCTGGATGAGCGAGCAGGAGCTGTACATGATGGTCGAGGATCGCGGCAAGGACGAGATCAGTGCCCAGAACCTGATGAAGAAGCACGAAAACCTGGAGCAATCCGTGGAGGACTACGCCAACACCATTCGCCAGTTGGGCGAGGTGGCGCGTCAGTTCAGCGGGGATGACATCTCCTCCGGCGATGCCGTGGCCGTCAAGCAATCGCAGCTGGATAAGCTCTATGCTGGACTGAAGGATCTGGCTGGCGAGAGGAGGGCTCGCCTCAACGAGGCTCTGCAGCTGTTCATGCTGAGCCGCGAGGTCGACGATCTGGAGCAATGGATCACCGATCGCGAGGTTGTGGCCGGTTCCCAGGAACTGGGCCAGGACTTTGACCACGTCACCCTGCTGTCGGAGCGCTTCAATGAGTTTGCCCGTGACACGGAAGCCGTTGGCGGCGAGCGAGTGGCCAAGGTGAACGGCATTGCCGATAATCTCATCCAGGCCGGACACTCTGATTCCGCCACCATTGCCGAATGGAAGGACAACCTCAACGAATCGTGGCAGGATCTGCTGGAGCTGATCGAGACCCGCACCCAGATGCTGGCCGCTTCCCGGGAGCTGCATAAATTCTTCCACGACTGCAAGGATGTGTTGGGCCGCATCCTGGAGAAGCAGCATGGTGTGTCCGATGAACTGGGACGCGATGCCGGCTCCGTGTCGACGCTGCAGCGCAAGCACTACAACTTCCTGCAAGACCTCACCACCCTATACTCACAAGTGCAGCAGATTCAGGAAGAGTCCGCCAAACTGCAGGACGCCTATGCTGGTGACAAGGCCAAGGAGATCACCAATCGGGAACAGGAGGTGCTCCATGCCTGGGACAATCTTCAGGCGATGTGCGATGCCCGCAAACAGAAACTGGCCGACACCGGCGACTTATTCCGCTTCTTTAACATGGTGCGCATCCTGATGATCTGGATGGAGGACCTCGTCCGTCAAATGAACACGTCAGAGAAGCCGCGCGACGTGTCCGGCGTGGAGCTGCTGATGAACAACCACCAGAGCCTTAAGGCCGAGATCGACACACGGGAGGACAACTTCGGTGCGTGCATCTCGCTGGGCAAGGAGCTGCTCACCCGCAACCACTACGCCTCCGCTGACATCAAGGATCGCCTGATGACGCTGAGCAATAGCCGCAATGCCCTGCTTCGCCGCTGGGAGGAGCGCTGGGAGAATCTCCAGCTGAGTGAGTAAAACTCTATATTTAAAAGGTACGCCCTGGTTAATCACCGATTTTCCATTGTATTCGTATAGTCCTGGAGGTGTACCAGTTCGCCAGAGACGCTGCCGTGGCCGAGGCCTGGCTGATCGCCCAGGAGCCTTACCTGCTCTCCTCGGAGCTGGGCCACACAATCGACGAGGTCGAGAACCTGATTAAGAAGCACGAGGCCTTTGAAAAGTCTGCCGCCGCCCAAGAGGAGCGCTTCAGTGCTCTTGAGCGTTTGACAACAGTGAGTGCTTGCTTgcgaatatatttttagtataGCCCATAACATTTAAACGTCCATTTTCGCTTTCAGTTTGAGCTTAAGGAAATGAAGAGGCGCCAGGAgctggcggaggaggcggagcGACAACGCATtaaggaggagcaggaggccAAGGCCGCCTCAGAGGCGGCGGAACAGGCCAAACGAGAGGCTGAGCGACGCGACGACGTGGATGTTGGAGCCTCGCACGACGATTCAGGTATGAAGTATAAACTGTTACTTGGTATATATAGGATTGTTGAAAATAATACAGCAACATACATTATTAATATAACAATAGCATTCAACATTTGTTGAATACAGCTTGAacattttgtgtgtttattttcaaGAATACTGTATCATAGTCCAGTTGTCCTTTGCCATATCCGCAACCaaatccatatccacatccacatccctCCCAGCCGCAGTGTCAAGATCCCAGTCAAGATAGCACTCAAGATCCTGCTGCAAATCTCGTCTAACCAAAATCTCTCTTAACGTTTTCTGTCATTCAATCATGCCTacttaaccaaactcaaacCAATCTCATCTTGCCACGGATTAACCAACTAACCAATCAACTTAAACCCATGAAGCGGCCAAAGACACGGCCGTCGAGTTCGAGCGCGTTGTCGAGATCCAAACAGGTATAAAGCATCATTATGTAGGCGCAGATCCATGTCCTTTCGCATCTATGTGATCCCATGGAGCTTATTCATTTCGCttgcgtttatttttaatgttgAAAACCCCCTGGCAATGAAACTATTAACTAATAATTTTCTTGTCTGTTTCCTAGAACGAGGTGCAACCCCCGGCGCCGGCGAGGGACACGAAGGCTATGTGACACGAAAACACGAGTGGGACTCGACCACCAAAAAGGCCTCCAACCGATCTTGGGACAAGGTAAGGTCATTTCCATTTAACTAATGGATATAAAAGCATTTTGCAAGAATGCTTAAAAGAGTTCAACATTAAAAAGTTTGCATTTATCATCCATAAACCCTTTTTGTTTCTCAGGTATACATGGCTGCCAGGGCCGGACGCATTTCTTTCTACAAAGATCAGAAGGGTTATAAGAGTAATCCCGAATTGACCTTCCGCGGTGAGCCCAGCTACGATCTGCAAAACGCTGCCATTGAAATTGCCAGTGATTACACCAAGAAGAAGCACGTTCTGCGAGTCAAGTGAGTAGCAAAAATATTATCCATATTGTGTATACCCATTTACTTATCGGATATACTTTCTATATATTCGCTTCATACAGGCTCGCCAACGGAGCCTTATTCTTGCTGCAGGCCCATGACGACACCGAGATGTCCCAGTGGGTGACCTCCCTGAAAGCCCAGAGCGATTCGACAGCGGTGGCCGCCAGCAGATCCCAGACTCTGCCCGCCACCTCACAAAAGGACGAACCAAAGCGCAGATCGTTTTTTACTTTAAAGAAAAAGTAAACTAACAGCCGTAACGCAACCATAAGCAAGAGCAgctaattaaaacaaataacaaataatatgATGACAAATGatataatacaaaatacaaaacgaCAACAAATTATACAGCAAAAATTAAGAAgaagcaaatatatatttttttttcatatatttaaacttatttcgtaatgagaaaaaaacaaaaaaaccgaCAAAAACTTGCAAGAGAGAAGAACGAGCAAAACGTAAACAATTATTATGCTTATCAAATTTGCACGATAAATACTGCTATTATGATTAAACGTATgtatcttatttatttaaacaaatacaaagtaatataaagataaaaaaaaaatacaaaaaacatacaaaaaatttgAGGAAACCAACTCGTGTATGCATTTCAATGTATTCGataaataaacgaaatatTCCTTTAAAGTACACCAATTGCCGGCGAATTGATCAATTACCGCTATCGCTTATTGATTTTGGCAATCGAAGTGCAATTTATTGTGAAGGTTTCTTGATtgctatttttaaatgaattaagtTTGAAATTCCGGCAAAATATTCGTCGGATTTGGGGATGATCTACTGGTATCTATTGGCTCTTTTTCGTTGGAATAGTGGATCTAGACTTAATTATCAGACTGATCAGCCGATTGAAGGGAATCTCGAAGAACACCGTCATTACAATGGCCAAAAGGTAGCACACCACCGAACAGGAGATGGTCAGCATTATctagaagaaaaaaaatagttaattaattatatggATCCCTATTAACATAGTTACAGAACTCACTATCATGGTGTTGTCCGGTTTAACATCATTGTTGAAGGAGTGGTAGAAGTACATGATGACAATGGGATTCAGCAGGTAGATGGCGTAGGTGAACTTGCTGATCCGCTGCACCAGCTCCGACTGCAGGAGCGCCAGCAGCCAGCGCGTAGGAGCATATGAGTCGCTGTTGTCCGACTTGGTGCCGCAGATGATGAGATGGCTGGCCGACGTGGTCACCACAACCCGCAGAATGACCATGAATGTGACAATAATACTGGTGGCTGGCAGCTCATCCATGGCCACCTGACTTGTCAGCCAGCCAATGCCCACAATGGCCAACAATCTGACCCACCAATTTGGCATTACCAAATCGAAGGGAGTGCGCGTACCCTTGACGTGGGAGTAGGCATAGGAGCCACCAATTATGTAGGCGAGCATGCGGATGAACGGGCTCATGTACGACCACTCGTTGGTGTGGAATAGCTGCTCGAAATTGGAGCCCACCTCCTTGATCTCCATCATGACAATCGACATCAAGGCGCTGaacaccagcagcagatgGATTAACCACCTGACCACATTTGGGTGCTTGGTGTGCGTgaagagcagcagcatcgcCATCATGTGCAGCTGCATGTCGCAGCCCAGCGACCAGGTCCACGATCCGCACATCACCTGAATGGGAAACA
This region includes:
- the LOC120457051 gene encoding spectrin beta chain isoform X3 → MTTDISIVRWDPSQGPGNEYIDEYEYDGGNSSSRLFERSRIKALAEERESVQKKTFTKWVNSHLCRVNCRIADLYVDMRDGKHLIKLLEVLSGERLPKPTKGKMRIHCLENVDKALQFLREQRVHLENIGSHDIVDGNASLNLGLIWTIILRFQIQDITIEEVDNKETKSAKDALLLWCQMKTAGYHNVNVRNFTTSWRDGLAFNAIIHKHRPDLVQFEKLSKTNAIHNLNNAFDVAEDKLGLAKLLDAEDVFVEHPDEKSIITYVVTYYHYFSKLKQETVQGKRIGKVVGIAMENDKMVHDYEHFTSDLLKWIETTIQSLGEREFENSLAGVQGQLAQFSNYRTIEKPPKFVEKGNLEVLLFTLQSKMRANNQKPYTPKEGKMISDINKAWERLEKAEHERELALREELIRQEKLEQLAARFDRKASMRETWLSENQRLVSQDNFGFDLAAVEAAAKKHEAIETDIFAYEERVQAVVAVCDELESERYHDVKRILLRKDNVMRLWTYLLELLRARRMRLEISLQLQQNFQEMLYILDNMEEIKQLLMTDDYGKHLMGVEDLLQKHSLVEADINILGERVKVVVQNSQKFLSDDPESYKPCDPEIIVSRVQQLEDAYAELVRLAVERRSRLEESRKLWQFYWDTADEENWIKEKEQIVSTDEVGHDLTTVNLMLSKHKALESEITSHDPQLQNVAKVGSELITEGHFGADRIKDRLKEILSKWDHLLDLTKYRRQRLENAVEYFQLFADADDVDNWMLDTLRIVSSEDVGRDEANVQSLLKKHKDVADELKNYAEVIDALHKQAESLKLNEAEKANVDKRLESIDNRYKELTELAKLRKQRLLDALSLYKLMSEADGVEQWIKEKTKMLDTMTPGKDIEDVEIMKHRFEGFDKEMNANASRVAVVNQLARQLLHVEHPNSDEILERQNHLNQEWSTLREKAEAKMDDLKSAHGVQTFYIECRETISWIEDKKRILTETDSLEMDLTGVMTLQRRLSGMERDLAAIQAKLSSLEREANSIEDEHPEEAKIIRERIAQIELIWEQLTQMLKERDSKLEEAGDLHRFLRDLDHFQTWLTKTQTDVASEDTPTSLPEAEKLLNQHQSIREEIDNYTEDYKNMMEYGEQLTSEGSTSDDPQYMFLRERLNALKDGWEELHQMWENRQVLLSQSLDQQLFNRDARQTEVLLSQQEHFLSKDDTPVNLEQAENQLKRHEAFLTTMEANDDKINTLLQVADTLVEKDHFDADKIGKRAENITGRRDDNRQRALDQHEKLKNQVKLHEFLQDLEELAEWVQEKYATSQDESYRSAKTIHSKWTRHQAFEAEIAANKERLFEAEKSAQELSKEKPEFKDVIEPKLKELAKQFDDLEVHTKEKGAMLFDANREVLVQQTCDDIDSYITDLEKQIVSGDTANDLTSVNILMQKQQVIQTQMAVKARQVEEIDKQTEYLQKTVPEEKIEPIVVKKTAVLERFEKIKAPLLERQKALEKKKEAFQFCRDVEDEKLWIDEKLPVANSPDYGNSLFNVHVLKKKNQSLATEIDNHEPRINAICNNGRKLIDEGHEDAKKFEALISDLTQKWQELKDAIENRRKHLLESEKVQQYFFDAQEAESWMSEQELYMMVEDRGKDEISAQNLMKKHENLEQSVEDYANTIRQLGEVARQFSGDDISSGDAVAVKQSQLDKLYAGLKDLAGERRARLNEALQLFMLSREVDDLEQWITDREVVAGSQELGQDFDHVTLLSERFNEFARDTEAVGGERVAKVNGIADNLIQAGHSDSATIAEWKDNLNESWQDLLELIETRTQMLAASRELHKFFHDCKDVLGRILEKQHGVSDELGRDAGSVSTLQRKHYNFLQDLTTLYSQVQQIQEESAKLQDAYAGDKAKEITNREQEVLHAWDNLQAMCDARKQKLADTGDLFRFFNMVRILMIWMEDLVRQMNTSEKPRDVSGVELLMNNHQSLKAEIDTREDNFGACISLGKELLTRNHYASADIKDRLMTLSNSRNALLRRWEERWENLQLILEVYQFARDAAVAEAWLIAQEPYLLSSELGHTIDEVENLIKKHEAFEKSAAAQEERFSALERLTTFELKEMKRRQELAEEAERQRIKEEQEAKAASEAAEQAKREAERRDDVDVGASHDDSAAVSRSQSR